A genomic window from Algoriphagus sp. Y33 includes:
- a CDS encoding beta-ketoacyl-ACP synthase III has product MDKLRAMITGIEGYVPEYRLTNKELEKLVETNDEWIVSRTGIKERRILKGEDQGTSVMGAEAVKGLLEKTGTDPLDVDLIICATVTPDMPFPATANIIADIVGAKNSYSFDIGAACSGFLYALQMGSQFIQTGTHKKVIIVGADKMSSIVDYTDRATCILFGDGAGAVMLEPTTEDLGIVDAILKSDGSGAPYLHMKAGGSRRPATHETVDASEHYAYQEGSTVFKFAVTNMADVSAEIMEKNGLTGEDVAWLVPHQANLRIINATANRMGIGSDKVMMNIEKYGNTTAATIPLCLWDYESQLKKGDNLVLAAFGGGFTWGAIFLKWAYDPK; this is encoded by the coding sequence ATGGACAAACTCAGAGCCATGATCACCGGAATAGAAGGTTACGTTCCGGAATACAGGTTGACTAATAAAGAACTTGAGAAGCTTGTAGAAACAAACGACGAGTGGATCGTCTCAAGAACTGGAATAAAAGAAAGAAGAATACTAAAAGGAGAAGACCAGGGCACATCAGTAATGGGAGCCGAAGCAGTAAAAGGCCTTTTAGAAAAAACAGGCACGGATCCTCTGGACGTAGATTTGATTATATGCGCCACAGTTACTCCCGACATGCCTTTTCCTGCCACGGCAAATATCATCGCAGATATAGTAGGTGCTAAAAACAGTTACAGTTTCGATATCGGAGCAGCCTGCTCCGGTTTTTTGTATGCCCTACAGATGGGAAGCCAATTCATCCAAACGGGCACTCATAAGAAGGTAATCATTGTAGGAGCCGATAAAATGTCTTCTATTGTTGATTATACGGATAGAGCTACATGTATCCTATTTGGGGATGGTGCTGGAGCAGTAATGCTTGAGCCTACTACCGAAGATCTGGGCATCGTAGACGCCATTCTTAAATCAGACGGATCAGGTGCTCCATACCTGCATATGAAAGCCGGCGGAAGCCGGCGACCTGCCACGCATGAAACAGTAGATGCTTCGGAACACTATGCTTACCAGGAAGGCTCTACAGTATTCAAGTTTGCGGTGACCAATATGGCCGATGTAAGTGCGGAAATTATGGAAAAAAACGGCTTGACGGGTGAGGACGTCGCTTGGCTTGTTCCCCATCAGGCAAATCTTCGAATCATTAATGCTACCGCCAACCGTATGGGAATAGGTTCGGACAAAGTGATGATGAACATCGAAAAATATGGTAACACGACAGCCGCTACTATACCTCTTTGTCTTTGGGACTATGAAAGCCAACTGAAAAAAGGAGACAACTTAGTCCTTGCAGCATTTGGAGGCGGATTTACTTGGGGGGCCATTTTCCTTAAGTGGGCATACGATCCCAAATAA
- the accB gene encoding acetyl-CoA carboxylase biotin carboxyl carrier protein: MKAKEIQELIDYISNSGLAEVKIKTEEFELSIKKYAESSAPRMVEMAPAPAPAQTQAPAPAPVPTAAPAAPTEPAPSNLVEIKSPMIGTFYLTSSPDADPFVAVGDSIKTGDTVCIIEAMKLFNEIESEISGKIVKILVSNSTPVEYDQPLFLVDPAG; the protein is encoded by the coding sequence ATGAAAGCAAAAGAGATTCAGGAGTTGATCGATTATATCTCTAATTCTGGTTTGGCGGAAGTTAAAATCAAAACTGAGGAATTTGAACTTTCTATTAAGAAATACGCAGAATCTTCTGCACCTAGGATGGTAGAAATGGCACCTGCACCTGCTCCCGCACAGACTCAGGCTCCTGCTCCTGCTCCAGTACCTACGGCTGCACCGGCAGCTCCCACTGAACCAGCCCCCTCCAACTTAGTAGAGATCAAATCACCTATGATCGGAACTTTCTACCTTACTTCCAGCCCGGATGCAGATCCGTTTGTAGCTGTGGGAGATTCTATCAAAACCGGCGACACCGTTTGTATCATTGAAGCTATGAAACTCTTCAACGAAATAGAATCTGAAATTTCCGGTAAAATCGTCAAGATCTTGGTGAGCAATTCTACGCCTGTAGAATATGATCAGCCATTATTCCTTGTAGATCCGGCAGGTTAA
- the greA gene encoding transcription elongation factor GreA gives MGTIQYYTEEGLKRLKDELQMLKTKGRTDISNQIAEARDKGDLSENAEYDAAKDAQGHLELKIAKLEAVVGNARILDSSQLDTSKVGILTTVKIKNVKNGMTVSYTLVSEEEADLKAGKISLASPFGKGLVGKKVGEIAEVKAPAGTLQFEILDITF, from the coding sequence ATGGGAACAATACAATACTATACTGAAGAAGGCTTGAAGCGGTTGAAGGATGAACTTCAAATGCTTAAGACTAAGGGAAGAACTGATATTTCCAACCAAATTGCTGAAGCCAGAGACAAGGGTGATCTAAGCGAAAATGCAGAATATGATGCTGCTAAGGACGCTCAAGGTCATTTGGAGCTCAAAATTGCGAAGTTGGAAGCGGTGGTAGGGAATGCCCGGATTCTGGACAGCTCTCAGCTCGACACGTCCAAAGTTGGGATTTTGACTACTGTGAAGATCAAAAACGTGAAAAATGGTATGACTGTAAGCTATACCTTGGTTTCTGAGGAAGAAGCTGATCTGAAAGCAGGTAAGATTTCGCTAGCTTCTCCTTTTGGAAAAGGCCTTGTAGGCAAAAAAGTCGGTGAAATCGCTGAAGTAAAAGCACCCGCGGGCACACTGCAATTCGAAATATTAGACATTACATTCTAA
- a CDS encoding carbohydrate kinase, with the protein MQHKVVIFGEMLWDCLPSGPVPGGAPMNVALNLHQLGLQSRLISAVGNDNAGQELLEFLQTFNLSIAHIQINRDYKTSKVLVDDVDPENIKYTIVSPVAWDFIQWNGEMDKAVAESDAFVFGTLAVRNAESLTTLLRLLQHKILRVFDVNFRPPFYDFEIIVTLLGFTDILKINEDELEIFADYFAIEPSIESVCNHLDRHFPMDLICVTQGSKGAMIYQGGNIISHEGYKVQVADSIGAGDAFLSGFIKTYLDNQPLDQVLDFACKLGSFVAGKKGGTPRYEISDIQ; encoded by the coding sequence ATGCAGCATAAAGTAGTTATTTTCGGAGAAATGCTATGGGACTGCCTGCCCTCAGGTCCTGTTCCCGGAGGTGCTCCCATGAACGTAGCACTCAATCTTCATCAGTTGGGTTTGCAATCCAGACTGATATCAGCCGTCGGAAATGACAACGCCGGTCAAGAGCTTCTTGAGTTTCTACAGACTTTCAATCTGTCCATAGCGCATATTCAAATCAATCGAGATTATAAAACTTCAAAAGTTCTAGTCGATGATGTTGATCCGGAAAATATCAAATATACCATAGTATCACCTGTGGCTTGGGATTTTATTCAGTGGAATGGCGAAATGGATAAAGCCGTCGCTGAGTCTGATGCTTTCGTATTTGGTACACTGGCGGTGCGCAATGCAGAAAGTTTAACTACACTTCTTCGGTTGCTTCAACATAAAATCCTACGGGTCTTTGATGTAAATTTCCGGCCTCCATTTTATGATTTTGAGATCATTGTAACCCTGCTGGGTTTTACGGATATTCTGAAGATCAACGAAGATGAGTTGGAGATTTTTGCAGATTATTTTGCTATAGAGCCAAGTATAGAAAGCGTATGCAATCACTTGGACCGCCATTTCCCAATGGATCTGATATGCGTCACCCAAGGATCGAAGGGTGCTATGATTTATCAAGGAGGCAATATCATTAGCCATGAAGGTTATAAGGTACAGGTTGCTGATAGCATTGGCGCAGGCGACGCTTTCCTTTCCGGATTTATCAAAACCTACCTAGACAATCAGCCCTTAGACCAAGTCTTAGACTTCGCCTGTAAATTGGGGTCTTTCGTTGCCGGTAAAAAGGGTGGGACACCGAGGTATGAGATCTCTGATATACAATAA
- the pdxA gene encoding 4-hydroxythreonine-4-phosphate dehydrogenase PdxA — MHQRKIKPIIGISIGDINGIGIEVTMKALLDNRTYKSFTPLIYGHGKVLTFYRKQLGLEDFNFAQIKNIDEIQHKRINVINVTDECPEVIPGVETQEAGKFALDTLKMAVNDLKEGKIQALVTAPLNKNNVNSDTFHFVGHTEFITNEVGAKESLMLMVSEQLRVGLVTGHVPLAKVAENVTQERIIQKATILLNSLENDFGINKPKIAILGLNPHAGEDGLLGEEEEQIIKPAIHALKDQNKMTFGPYPADGFFGMAHQTKFDGILAMYHDQGLVPFKSMAFSTGVNFTAGLPVIRTSPDHGTAYNIAGKNTADEGSMRAAIFLALDIIQQHNPQEPED, encoded by the coding sequence ATGCATCAACGTAAGATCAAACCCATTATCGGAATCAGTATTGGAGACATTAATGGAATAGGCATCGAAGTCACCATGAAAGCTTTGCTGGACAATAGAACTTACAAGTCCTTTACCCCGCTGATCTATGGACACGGTAAGGTGCTGACTTTCTATAGGAAACAACTGGGACTGGAAGATTTTAACTTTGCGCAGATCAAAAATATTGATGAGATCCAGCATAAGCGAATTAATGTAATCAATGTTACGGACGAATGTCCTGAGGTGATTCCCGGAGTAGAAACCCAGGAAGCCGGAAAATTCGCTTTAGATACGCTGAAAATGGCGGTAAATGACCTGAAAGAAGGAAAAATTCAAGCTTTGGTGACGGCCCCGCTTAATAAAAACAACGTAAACTCTGACACCTTTCACTTCGTAGGGCACACTGAATTCATCACCAATGAAGTAGGCGCAAAAGAAAGCCTGATGCTGATGGTATCCGAACAATTGCGGGTGGGATTGGTCACAGGTCATGTGCCTTTGGCTAAAGTGGCCGAAAATGTCACGCAAGAACGGATAATACAAAAAGCAACTATTCTTCTGAACAGTCTGGAAAATGATTTCGGGATCAATAAGCCAAAAATCGCAATCTTAGGACTGAATCCACATGCCGGTGAAGACGGACTACTGGGCGAAGAGGAAGAGCAAATCATCAAACCGGCCATTCATGCACTGAAGGATCAAAACAAAATGACCTTTGGCCCCTACCCTGCTGATGGATTCTTTGGAATGGCACATCAAACAAAATTTGACGGGATTCTTGCCATGTATCATGATCAGGGTTTGGTTCCGTTCAAATCCATGGCCTTCAGTACAGGCGTAAACTTCACCGCAGGCCTGCCCGTAATCCGAACATCGCCTGATCATGGCACTGCTTATAACATAGCAGGGAAAAATACGGCCGATGAAGGTTCGATGAGAGCCGCAATTTTTCTGGCATTAGACATTATTCAACAACACAACCCGCAGGAACCGGAGGATTAA
- the efp gene encoding elongation factor P — protein sequence MASTADFKNGLCLVMNNDIYSIVEFQHVKPGKGPAFVRTKMKGITSGKTLDKTFSAGEKVETARVEKRPHQFLYADDMGYNFMDTTSFEQISIEEKLIERANLLKDGQLVDILIHDETETPLAVELPPFVELMITYTEPGIKGDTATNALKPATVETGATVMVPLFVEQDILIKVDTRDGSYSERVK from the coding sequence ATGGCTAGTACTGCAGATTTTAAAAACGGACTTTGTCTGGTAATGAACAATGACATCTACTCCATCGTTGAGTTTCAGCATGTCAAACCGGGAAAAGGCCCTGCCTTTGTCAGAACAAAAATGAAGGGAATTACTTCCGGGAAAACGCTTGACAAAACGTTCAGCGCAGGAGAGAAAGTAGAAACGGCTAGAGTTGAGAAAAGACCGCATCAGTTTCTATATGCTGATGACATGGGATACAACTTTATGGACACTACCTCTTTTGAGCAGATTTCTATCGAAGAAAAGCTTATTGAACGGGCCAATCTTCTAAAAGACGGTCAATTGGTGGATATTTTGATCCATGACGAAACAGAAACCCCGCTAGCCGTGGAGCTGCCTCCGTTCGTGGAGTTGATGATCACTTACACCGAACCCGGGATCAAGGGAGATACGGCTACAAATGCGTTGAAACCCGCCACCGTCGAAACCGGTGCCACTGTAATGGTACCGCTCTTCGTAGAGCAAGACATTTTGATCAAGGTAGACACCAGGGATGGTTCATACTCAGAAAGAGTAAAATAA
- the mgtE gene encoding magnesium transporter, with protein sequence MEIIKQFELSKEYLESLRKSIDSQDFKFIQESLDGVNVADIAALLDELSMEEAIYVLRVLDAQFAADIIIELEATNQHKVLKELDIQEMANLIELMDSDDGADILNLFLEREREDIISHFQDKIKSDQILELLRYDEDTAGGIMAKEYIRANKNWNVVQTINEIRRQAENVSKIYSIFVVNNRQQLMGIVSLKRIVLASDETKIEDIYEEEVISVPTYMDQEEVAEVMRKYDLESLPVVNSKNKLVGRITVDDILDVIREEAEEDIQAMTGISDTVDEYDSVIKLSKARLPWLLIGICGGLLGAGFIGFFEEGLSKVTALAFFIPLITATGGNVGIQTSSIVVQSLASKSIFDDSLAKRFLKVLLVAMLNGLILATFVFGVVVLFYKTEVSFAMVVSIALFSVVLLASFMGTITPIILDKLGINPALASGPFITTANDLIGLAVYFLVAMSLLNI encoded by the coding sequence GTGGAAATCATTAAGCAGTTTGAACTTTCGAAAGAATACCTAGAAAGTCTCCGTAAGTCGATTGATTCACAGGATTTTAAATTTATTCAGGAGTCACTGGATGGAGTGAATGTGGCGGATATTGCGGCCCTGTTGGATGAGCTTTCCATGGAGGAAGCCATCTATGTTTTGCGGGTGCTGGATGCGCAATTTGCAGCGGATATTATTATCGAGTTGGAAGCCACAAATCAGCATAAAGTCCTCAAGGAACTGGATATTCAGGAAATGGCTAACCTGATTGAGTTGATGGATTCTGATGATGGAGCAGATATACTCAATCTCTTTTTGGAAAGAGAGCGGGAGGATATCATCAGCCATTTTCAGGATAAGATAAAGTCTGACCAGATTCTCGAACTCCTGCGTTATGATGAAGATACGGCAGGGGGGATTATGGCGAAAGAGTACATCCGTGCAAATAAAAACTGGAATGTTGTTCAGACTATTAACGAGATTCGGCGCCAGGCAGAAAATGTAAGTAAGATCTATTCCATTTTTGTAGTAAATAATAGGCAGCAACTAATGGGGATCGTTTCGCTGAAGCGAATTGTTTTGGCCTCTGATGAAACGAAGATCGAGGATATCTATGAGGAAGAAGTAATCTCTGTGCCCACCTATATGGATCAGGAGGAAGTGGCTGAGGTCATGCGTAAGTATGATTTGGAATCACTTCCTGTGGTCAACAGTAAGAATAAGCTGGTAGGGAGAATCACCGTGGATGATATCTTGGATGTAATCCGGGAAGAAGCCGAGGAAGACATCCAGGCCATGACAGGTATTTCGGATACAGTGGATGAGTATGATAGTGTGATCAAGCTTTCCAAAGCTAGATTGCCTTGGCTGCTGATAGGTATTTGTGGAGGCTTGCTAGGTGCCGGGTTTATTGGTTTTTTTGAGGAAGGGCTTAGTAAAGTGACAGCATTGGCCTTCTTTATCCCTCTGATCACAGCGACCGGCGGAAACGTGGGAATTCAAACTTCTTCGATTGTGGTCCAGTCTCTTGCCAGCAAATCTATTTTTGATGATTCTTTAGCCAAGAGATTTTTAAAAGTATTGTTGGTAGCAATGCTAAACGGATTGATCTTAGCCACATTTGTTTTTGGTGTGGTTGTGTTATTTTACAAAACCGAAGTCTCGTTTGCGATGGTGGTATCAATAGCCCTGTTTTCAGTTGTCTTACTTGCTTCCTTTATGGGAACTATTACTCCGATTATACTTGACAAGCTTGGGATCAACCCTGCATTGGCTTCAGGGCCGTTTATTACCACAGCAAATGACCTGATCGGGTTAGCTGTTTATTTTTTGGTTGCCATGTCTTTACTAAATATTTAA
- a CDS encoding 2-hydroxyacid dehydrogenase has translation MKILIIDEMHESIMPMLQKEGHEVIYSPEITRDEILASVDIYDGLIIRSKTPMDRALLERATNLKFIGRAGAGLDKIDLEYMAEKNIKLFHAAKGNRDAVAEHALGMLLSLFNNIGKSDREVRKGIWDREGNRGHELAGKTVGIMGYGNMGKSFARRLQGFRVNILAYDKYKMDFGDDLVQEVMWEKVKAEADVLSIHLPLTSETRNFFTLQELKSFAKPFWLINTARGEVISFKTLNEALDQGILRGALLDVLENEKFQKFSPEQKAEFEKLASRDNVLFSPHVAGWTYESYEKINKVLAKRIKKTFKQ, from the coding sequence ATGAAGATCCTTATAATTGACGAAATGCACGAAAGTATTATGCCCATGCTACAGAAGGAAGGGCATGAAGTCATCTATTCACCTGAAATCACGCGCGATGAAATTTTGGCTTCCGTGGATATTTACGATGGGCTCATTATCCGTTCAAAAACTCCCATGGACAGGGCACTGCTGGAGCGAGCCACCAATCTGAAATTCATCGGTAGGGCAGGAGCAGGTCTGGACAAGATTGATTTGGAGTATATGGCTGAAAAGAATATTAAGCTTTTTCATGCGGCCAAAGGAAATCGGGATGCGGTAGCGGAACATGCCCTAGGGATGCTTTTGTCATTATTCAATAATATCGGAAAGTCTGATCGGGAAGTTCGAAAGGGGATATGGGATCGGGAAGGTAATCGTGGCCATGAGTTGGCAGGCAAAACCGTTGGTATCATGGGGTACGGCAACATGGGAAAATCATTTGCACGTAGACTTCAGGGGTTTAGGGTAAATATCTTGGCTTATGATAAGTACAAAATGGATTTTGGGGATGACCTGGTGCAGGAAGTGATGTGGGAAAAGGTGAAAGCTGAAGCGGATGTCCTAAGTATCCATTTACCGCTTACTTCTGAGACTAGAAATTTTTTCACGCTGCAAGAGTTGAAGAGTTTTGCCAAACCTTTTTGGTTGATCAACACGGCTAGGGGTGAAGTGATTAGTTTCAAGACATTGAATGAAGCCTTGGATCAGGGGATTTTGCGCGGAGCCTTACTGGATGTATTGGAAAACGAAAAATTCCAAAAGTTTAGTCCTGAACAAAAAGCTGAGTTTGAGAAACTGGCTTCCCGCGATAATGTGTTGTTTAGCCCGCATGTCGCCGGATGGACTTATGAGTCTTACGAGAAAATAAATAAAGTATTGGCTAAGAGGATCAAAAAGACATTTAAACAGTAG
- the rsmA gene encoding 16S rRNA (adenine(1518)-N(6)/adenine(1519)-N(6))-dimethyltransferase RsmA, producing the protein MEKVKAKKHLGQHFLTDLSIAEQIAQAVKGYNGVSKVLEIGPGMGVLTDFLLKEDLDLHLVDIDRESIAYLHKKYPELGDKIIEGDFLKMNLSESFPGKFAIAGNFPYNISSQIFFKVLDVKDQVTEVVCMLQKEVAERIASPKGNKDYGILSVLLQAYYDIEYLFTVPPHVFDPPPKVNSGVIRLTRNKTEKLDCNEKLFKQVVKAGFGNRRKTLRNCLKPFSLPADFNSNPILDLRAEQLDVADFIFLTQTIEASRGNH; encoded by the coding sequence ATGGAAAAGGTCAAAGCCAAGAAACACTTGGGACAGCATTTTTTGACCGATTTGAGTATTGCGGAGCAAATAGCGCAAGCGGTCAAAGGATATAATGGAGTAAGCAAAGTCTTGGAAATCGGGCCTGGCATGGGGGTTCTTACGGATTTTCTTTTGAAGGAGGACCTTGATTTACACCTTGTTGATATTGACAGGGAATCTATTGCTTACCTGCATAAGAAATACCCTGAATTGGGGGACAAAATCATTGAAGGGGATTTTCTGAAAATGAATCTTTCCGAATCATTTCCCGGCAAGTTTGCCATAGCCGGTAATTTCCCCTACAATATTTCTTCACAGATTTTCTTCAAAGTACTGGATGTAAAAGACCAAGTGACTGAAGTGGTCTGTATGCTACAAAAGGAAGTTGCAGAACGGATTGCTTCGCCGAAAGGAAATAAGGACTACGGAATATTGTCTGTGCTTCTACAAGCATATTACGATATAGAATATTTGTTTACTGTGCCTCCGCACGTCTTCGATCCACCTCCCAAAGTCAATTCGGGAGTAATTAGATTGACCAGAAATAAGACAGAAAAATTGGATTGTAATGAAAAACTATTTAAACAGGTAGTTAAAGCGGGTTTTGGCAACCGTAGAAAAACACTTAGAAATTGTCTTAAACCCTTTAGTCTTCCTGCTGACTTTAATTCAAATCCTATTTTGGATTTACGTGCTGAGCAATTAGACGTTGCTGATTTCATATTTCTCACCCAAACAATCGAAGCTTCCCGTGGAAATCATTAA
- a CDS encoding DUF421 domain-containing protein, translated as MKRLLIGEDIPYVFLVEVILRTTIMFFIVLFVLRLSGKRGIKQLSVFELAIIISLGSAAGDPMFYEDVAILPAILVFVVVISLYKLITYLTGRFEKVEKFVEGKPIKLIESGKIVYKAFRKESLAYDELFSQLRQQHVSQLGQVKFAYLETSGDLSVFCFPDEDVMPGLPILPDVYAFPCKDFRIGFNYCCTHCGELKHLGGKGASCEICGENEWLLASEERRLK; from the coding sequence ATGAAGCGGCTGTTGATAGGTGAGGATATTCCTTATGTATTTTTAGTTGAGGTTATTCTCCGCACTACGATAATGTTCTTTATCGTTCTTTTTGTACTGAGGCTGTCAGGAAAACGAGGGATAAAACAACTATCAGTTTTCGAGCTGGCAATAATCATCTCACTAGGTTCTGCGGCAGGTGATCCTATGTTTTACGAAGACGTAGCTATACTACCCGCTATACTGGTTTTTGTAGTTGTCATAAGTCTCTATAAATTAATAACCTATCTTACCGGGAGATTTGAGAAAGTTGAAAAATTTGTAGAAGGAAAACCAATCAAATTGATTGAGAGCGGAAAAATTGTGTATAAAGCCTTTCGGAAGGAATCGTTAGCTTACGACGAGTTGTTTTCCCAGCTTCGACAGCAACATGTATCTCAGCTTGGCCAAGTGAAATTCGCATATTTGGAAACTTCGGGAGATTTAAGTGTTTTTTGTTTTCCTGATGAAGATGTGATGCCGGGCTTGCCTATTTTACCTGATGTATATGCTTTTCCCTGTAAAGATTTTAGGATTGGATTCAACTATTGTTGTACTCACTGCGGAGAGTTGAAGCATTTAGGAGGAAAGGGGGCATCCTGTGAAATTTGCGGTGAAAATGAATGGCTCTTGGCAAGTGAAGAGCGTAGGCTCAAGTAG
- a CDS encoding DUF177 domain-containing protein, producing MKFWRTFDIEVIKFLEGIHEIDFEIGDSFFQHFEDNELVKKGNLTARVIMKIGPNVIEMDFHISGKVILTCDRSLEPFEQPLDFHEKMIYKYGSEEKEIDEKVIMITRDTPKVNVAQLIYEFILLALPLKKIHPDYRNEMDDEDYEGEGIYAYIDGQNSDDNGDDSGSDEDNNEAVDPRWDLLKKLKNKE from the coding sequence GTGAAATTCTGGAGAACATTTGATATTGAGGTCATTAAGTTCCTCGAAGGCATACACGAAATTGACTTCGAAATTGGAGATTCATTTTTCCAGCACTTCGAGGACAATGAACTTGTCAAAAAAGGAAATTTGACCGCACGGGTCATTATGAAAATCGGTCCAAATGTAATTGAAATGGATTTTCATATCTCAGGGAAAGTAATACTTACTTGCGATAGAAGTTTGGAGCCATTTGAGCAGCCGTTGGATTTTCATGAGAAGATGATCTATAAGTATGGATCTGAAGAAAAAGAAATCGACGAAAAGGTCATTATGATTACTAGGGATACCCCGAAAGTCAATGTGGCTCAGCTGATTTACGAATTTATTCTATTGGCTTTGCCATTGAAGAAAATTCACCCTGATTACAGAAACGAAATGGATGATGAAGATTACGAAGGGGAAGGAATATATGCCTATATAGACGGGCAGAATTCTGACGACAACGGAGATGATTCAGGATCCGATGAAGATAATAATGAAGCAGTTGATCCTAGGTGGGATCTTTTAAAAAAGTTAAAAAACAAGGAATAA
- a CDS encoding HIT family protein, producing the protein MDSIFTKIINREIPAHIVAEDENYIAFLDIMPLVKGHVLVVPKQEVDYIFDLEPEVLSGLHLFAQRVAKAMDKTIKCTRIGVAVIGLEVPHVHVHLVPLKTMDDINFNRPKLKLSNEELSEIAVKIRGEL; encoded by the coding sequence ATGGATTCAATTTTCACTAAAATCATCAACAGAGAAATCCCGGCCCACATTGTAGCCGAAGATGAAAACTACATCGCTTTTCTGGACATCATGCCGTTGGTCAAAGGCCATGTACTGGTAGTTCCAAAACAAGAGGTTGATTATATTTTTGACCTAGAGCCGGAGGTGCTGTCAGGCTTACATCTTTTTGCCCAGCGGGTAGCCAAAGCTATGGACAAGACGATCAAATGTACGAGAATCGGTGTTGCTGTGATCGGATTGGAAGTTCCTCACGTACACGTGCATCTTGTGCCGCTGAAAACGATGGATGACATTAATTTTAACCGTCCCAAGCTAAAGCTAAGCAACGAAGAGTTGTCGGAGATTGCCGTGAAGATTAGGGGAGAGCTTTAG
- the rpmF gene encoding 50S ribosomal protein L32: protein MAHPKRKISKTRRDKRRTHYKLEAPGLAKCPTTGEMHLPHRAFWLDGKLYYKGQVIIEKEILA, encoded by the coding sequence ATGGCACATCCTAAACGAAAAATTTCGAAAACCAGAAGAGATAAAAGAAGAACTCATTACAAATTAGAAGCTCCGGGCTTGGCTAAATGTCCTACCACAGGTGAAATGCACTTGCCACACAGAGCGTTCTGGTTGGACGGTAAATTGTACTACAAAGGACAAGTTATCATCGAAAAAGAAATCTTGGCTTAA